A single Cyclopterus lumpus isolate fCycLum1 chromosome 15, fCycLum1.pri, whole genome shotgun sequence DNA region contains:
- the LOC117744191 gene encoding dual specificity phosphatase DUPD1, whose product MSSCAVKSRSRNPYTAVQVDPDSDYITPGTLDLEQLFWSSSGAQYAHVNQVWPSVYIGDEKTALERPGLRDLGITHVLNAAEGKWNNVLTGADYYTDVDIQYFGVEADDKPTFNISQYFCSAAQFIHEALSHPQNKVLVHCVMGRSRSAALVLAYLMMKHSLTVVDAIEHVRQRRCVLPNHGFLKQLRALDITLQEERLRQKRETQHQ is encoded by the exons ATGTCCTCCTGTGCGGTGAAGTCCAGAAGCAGGAACCCGTACACAGCGGTGCAGGTGGACCCAGACAGTGACTACATAACACCCGGAACATTAGACCTGGAGCAGCTGTTCTGGAGCAGCTCCGGGGCTCAGTATGCACACGTCAACCAGGTCTGGCCCAGTGTCTACATCGGGGATGA gaaaacagcTCTGGAGCGGCCTGGCCTGAGGGATCTGGGTATTACACATGTCCTTAATGCAGCAGAGGGAAAGTGGAACAACGTACTGACTGGTGCTGATTACTACACTGATGTGGACATCCAGTACTTTGGTGTGGAGGCTGATGACAAGCCCACCTTTAATATCTCCCAGTACTTCTGCTCTGCAGCCCAGTTCATCCACGAGGCCCTCAGTCACCCACAAA ACAAGGTGCTGGTGCACTGTGTGATGGGTCGGAGCAGGTCAGCGGCTCTGGTCTTGGCATACCTGATGATGAAACACAGCTTAACTGTGGTGGATGCTATTGAGCATGTGCGGCAGCGACGCTGCGTCCTTCCCAATCACGGCTTTCTGAAGCAGCTCAGAGCTCTGGACATCACGTTGCAAGAGGAGAGGCtgagacaaaaaagagagacacaacacCAATAG
- the adka gene encoding adenosine kinase isoform X2, protein MSSASPNLLFGMGNPLLDISAVVDKDFLDKYSLKPNDQILAEDKHKALFEELVKKFKVEYHAGGATQNSIKIAQWMIQEPHNVGTFFGCIGKDKFGDILKEKAQEAHIDAHYYEQDEEPTGTCAACITGDNRSLVANLAAANSYMKDKHLDLEENWKLVEKAKVYYIAGFFLTVSLESILKVAKHASENNKLFCLNLSAPFICQFFKDSLMQVMPYVDVLFGNETEAAAFAKEQDFETKDIKEIAKKAQALPKVNKKRQRIVVLTQGKDETAIRLSDKIEAFPVLKIDPKEIVDTIGAGDAFVGGFLSELVRDKPIDQCVKAAHYAANVIIRQAGCTFPEKPDFN, encoded by the exons atGTCTTCTGCAAG CCCTAATTTACTCTTTGGGATGGGAAACCCCTTACTGGACATCAGTGCTGTTGTGGACAAAGACTTCTTGGACAA GTACTCTCTGAAACCCAATGACCAGATCCTGgcagaggacaaacacaaagcacT ATTTGAGGAGCTAGTGAAGAAGTTCAAAGTTGAGTACCACGCTGGAGGAGCCACACAGAACTCCATAAAGATTGCTCAG TGGATGATCCAAGAACCCCATAATGTGGGAACGTTCTTTGGCTGCATTGGCAAAGACAAGTTTGGAGATATCCTGAAGGAGAAGGCTCAGGAGGCCCACATCGATGCTCACTACTACGAGCAAGATGAAGAGCCCACAGGGACATGTGCTGCATGCATCACCGGAGATAACAG gtCTCTGGTAGCTAACCTAGCTGCTGCTAACTCTTATATGAAGGACAAGCATCTAGACCTGGAAGAAAACTGGAAGCTGGTGGAAAAAGCTAAAGTTTACTATATCGCT GGTTTCTTCCTGACCGTCTCTTTGGAGTCCATCCTGAAAGTGGCGAAACATGCGTCCGAAAATAACAAGTTGTTTTGCCTGAACCTCTCCGCGCCCTTCATCTGTCAGTTCTTCAAGGATAGCCTCATGCAGGTTATGCCCTATGTCGACGTGCTGTTCGGCAATGAGACA GAGGCGGCAGCATTTGCTAAAGAGCAAGACTTCGAG ACCAAGGACATAAAGGAAATAGCCAAGAAAGCCCAGGCTTTGCCCAAAGTcaacaaaaagagacagaggatTGTAGTGTTGACCCAAGGGAAAGATGAAACTGCTATAAGGCTCA GTGACAAGATCGAGGCATTCCCTGTACTGAAGATTGACCCCAAGGAAATTGTTGACACAATTGGTGCAGGCGATGCCTTTGTAGGAG GTTTTCTGTCTGAGCTGGTCCGGGACAAACCAATCGATCAGTGCGTGAAGGCGGCACACTACGCGGCCAACGTCATCATCAGACAAGCAGGTTGCACCTTCCCAGAAAAACCTGACTTCAACTAA
- the LOC117744426 gene encoding AP-3 complex subunit mu-1-like gives MIHSLFLINHSGDIFLEKHWKSVISHSVCDYFFEAKEKAVDPEDVPPVLQTPHHYLITVHRGKLFFLSVVQTEVPPLFVIEFLHRVADTFQDYFGECSESVIKDNVVTVYELLEEMLDNGFPLATESNVLKELIRPPTILRSVVNTLTGSSNVGDTLPTGQLSTIPWRRADVKYTNNEAYFDVIEEIDAILDKSGTTVFAEIQGVIEASVRLTGMPDLTLSFMNPRLLDDVSFHPCVRFKRWESERTLSFIPPDGNFTLMNYHVSSQNPVAIPVYVKQSISFFESGPCGRLDITIGPKQTMGKTVEALMVKIHMPKAVLSANLTATQGNYTYDLPNKVLVWDIGKLNPQKLPNLKGILSLQAGAPKPEDNPSLNIDLRIQQVAISGLKVSRLEMFGEKYKPFKGVKYVTKAGKFQVRT, from the exons ATGATCCACAGTCTGTTCCTTATTAATCACTCTGGAGACATCTTCCTGGAGAAACACTGGAAGAGTGTCATcagccacagtgtgtgtgattacTTTTTCGAGGCCAAGGAGAAGGCGGTGGACCCAGAGGATGTGCCCCCTGTCCTGCAGACCCCACACCACTATCTAATCACAGTGCACAGGGGCAAGCTGTTCTTCCTCTCAGTCGTCCAGACGGAAGTCCCTCCACTGTTTGTCATTGAGTTCCTGCACAGAGTGGCAGACACATTTCAG GACTACTTTGGAGAGTGCTCAGAAAGTGTAATCAAGGACAATGTGGTGACAGTGTACGAGCTGTTGGAGGAGATGCTGGACAACGGCTTTCCACTAGCAACAGAGTCCAACGTCCTCAAAGAGCTGATCAGGCCTCCCACCATCCTGCGATCAGTTGTCAACACACTCACAG gaagtaGTAATGTTGGAGATACATTACCAACAGGTCAACTATCCACTATCCCATGGAGGCGTGCTGATGTGAAATATACCAATAATGAGGCATATTTTGATGTGATAGAGGAAATAGATGCCATCCTGGACAAATCAG GTACGACAGTGTTTGCAGAGATCCAGGGTGTAATTGAAGCCTCTGTGAGGCTCACTGGGATGCCTGACTTGACTCTGTCCTTCATG AATCCTCGTCTTCTCGATGACGTGAGTTTCCACCCGTGTGTGCGGTTTAAGCGCTGGGAGTCGGAGCGCACTCTCTCTTTCATCCCGCCAGATGGAAACTTCACACTCATGAACTATCATGTCAGCTCTCAAAA TCCCGTGGCCATTCCAGTGTACGTGAAGCAGAGCATCAGTTTCTTTGAGTCAGGACCTTGTGGTCGCCTGGACATCACGATCGGACCCAAGCAGACCATGGGGAAGACGGTGGAGGCTTTAATGGTCAAAATCCACATGCCTAAAGCTGTGCTCAGTGCCAACCTCACAGCCACACAGGGAAACTACACCTACGACCTCCCTAACAAG GTGTTGGTTTGGGACATTGGGAAACTGAACCCCCAGAAGCTCCCGAACTTGAAAGGCATTCTGAGTCTGCAGGCAGGAGCCCCCAAACCTGAAGATAACCCGTCACTCAACATTGACCTAAGGATCCAGCAGGTGGCCATATCAG GTCTTAAGGTGAGTCGTCTTGAAATGTTTGGAGAGAAGTACAAGCCATTTAAAGGGGTCAAGTATGTGACTAAAGCGGGAAAATTTCAAGTGAGGACCTGA
- the adka gene encoding adenosine kinase isoform X1, with translation MDPEEPKAKRQKRSEEKTESPTKEAPAELSPNLLFGMGNPLLDISAVVDKDFLDKYSLKPNDQILAEDKHKALFEELVKKFKVEYHAGGATQNSIKIAQWMIQEPHNVGTFFGCIGKDKFGDILKEKAQEAHIDAHYYEQDEEPTGTCAACITGDNRSLVANLAAANSYMKDKHLDLEENWKLVEKAKVYYIAGFFLTVSLESILKVAKHASENNKLFCLNLSAPFICQFFKDSLMQVMPYVDVLFGNETEAAAFAKEQDFETKDIKEIAKKAQALPKVNKKRQRIVVLTQGKDETAIRLSDKIEAFPVLKIDPKEIVDTIGAGDAFVGGFLSELVRDKPIDQCVKAAHYAANVIIRQAGCTFPEKPDFN, from the exons ATGGATCCCGAAGAACCAAaagcaaagagacaaaaacgGTCTGAGGAGAAGACGGAGTCTCCGACCAAAGAGGCCCCTGCAGAACTAAG CCCTAATTTACTCTTTGGGATGGGAAACCCCTTACTGGACATCAGTGCTGTTGTGGACAAAGACTTCTTGGACAA GTACTCTCTGAAACCCAATGACCAGATCCTGgcagaggacaaacacaaagcacT ATTTGAGGAGCTAGTGAAGAAGTTCAAAGTTGAGTACCACGCTGGAGGAGCCACACAGAACTCCATAAAGATTGCTCAG TGGATGATCCAAGAACCCCATAATGTGGGAACGTTCTTTGGCTGCATTGGCAAAGACAAGTTTGGAGATATCCTGAAGGAGAAGGCTCAGGAGGCCCACATCGATGCTCACTACTACGAGCAAGATGAAGAGCCCACAGGGACATGTGCTGCATGCATCACCGGAGATAACAG gtCTCTGGTAGCTAACCTAGCTGCTGCTAACTCTTATATGAAGGACAAGCATCTAGACCTGGAAGAAAACTGGAAGCTGGTGGAAAAAGCTAAAGTTTACTATATCGCT GGTTTCTTCCTGACCGTCTCTTTGGAGTCCATCCTGAAAGTGGCGAAACATGCGTCCGAAAATAACAAGTTGTTTTGCCTGAACCTCTCCGCGCCCTTCATCTGTCAGTTCTTCAAGGATAGCCTCATGCAGGTTATGCCCTATGTCGACGTGCTGTTCGGCAATGAGACA GAGGCGGCAGCATTTGCTAAAGAGCAAGACTTCGAG ACCAAGGACATAAAGGAAATAGCCAAGAAAGCCCAGGCTTTGCCCAAAGTcaacaaaaagagacagaggatTGTAGTGTTGACCCAAGGGAAAGATGAAACTGCTATAAGGCTCA GTGACAAGATCGAGGCATTCCCTGTACTGAAGATTGACCCCAAGGAAATTGTTGACACAATTGGTGCAGGCGATGCCTTTGTAGGAG GTTTTCTGTCTGAGCTGGTCCGGGACAAACCAATCGATCAGTGCGTGAAGGCGGCACACTACGCGGCCAACGTCATCATCAGACAAGCAGGTTGCACCTTCCCAGAAAAACCTGACTTCAACTAA